One genomic region from Rosa rugosa chromosome 1, drRosRugo1.1, whole genome shotgun sequence encodes:
- the LOC133724717 gene encoding KIN17-like protein isoform X2: MGKNDFLTPKAIANRIKAKGLQKLRWYCQMCQKQCRDENGFKCHCMSESHQRQMLIFGENPNRVVEGYSEEFETSFLEHMKRSHRFSRIAATVIYNEYINDRHHVHMNSTEWATLTEFVKHLGRTGKCKVEETPKGWFITYIDRDSETLFKEREKMKRVKADLAEEEKQEREIKKQIERVYQSMPNADNVEGHGGEEVSRELKVESGVKIGFALGGLKKEKGEKGESLKLVFEEVEDERKSKKSKTGGGNGSGTGGAGGLALEELMREEERKKERVNRKDYWVCEGIIVKVMSKALAEKGYYKQKGLVKKVIDKYVGEIEMLESKHVLRVDQQELETVIPQIGCLVKIVNGAYRGSNARLLAVDTDKFCAKVQIEKGVYDVSRCLTV; encoded by the exons ATGGGGAAGAACGACTTCCTCACACCCAAGGCAATCGCGAACCGAATCAAAGCCAAGGGGCTGCAGAAGCTCCGGTGGTACTGCCAGATGTGCCAGAAGCAATGCCGTGACGAAAACGGCTTCAAGTGCCACTGCATGAGCGAGAGCCACCAGCGCCAGATGCTCATCTTTGGCGAGAACCCCAACCGCGTCGTCGAGGGCTACTCTGAGGAGTTCGAGACCAGTTTCTTGGAGCACATGAAGCGCAGCCACCGCTTCAGCCGCATCGCCGCCACCGTCATTTACAACGAGTACATCAATGACCGCCACCACGTGCACATGAACTCGACGGAGTGGGCCACGCTGACGGAGTTTGTGAAGCATTTGGGGAGGACCGGCAAGTGTAAGGTGGAGGAGACGCCGAAGGGGTGGTTCATTACTTATATTGATAGGGATTCGGAGACTCTGTTTAAGGAGagggagaagatgaagagagtGAAGGCCGATTTGGCGGAGGAGGAGAAGCAGGAGAGGGAGATTAAGAAGCAGATTGAGAGGGTTTATCAGTCAATGCCGAATGCGGATAATGTAGAGGGTCACGGTGGTGAGGAGGTGAGTAGGGAGTTGAAAGTGGAGAGTGGTGTGAAAATCGGGTTTGCGCTTGGGGGATTGAAGAAAGAGAAGGGGGAGAAAGGGGAGAGTTTGAAATTGGTGTTTGAGGAGGTGGAGGATGAGAGGAAGAGTAAGAAGTCGAAAACCGGGGGTGGTAATGGTAGTGGTACTGGTGGTGCAGGGGGTTTGGCATTGGAGGAGTTGATGAGGGAagaggagaggaagaaagagaGGGTTAATAGGAAGGACTATTGGGTGTGTGAGGGGATCATTGTGAAAGTTATGAGTAAAGCTTTGGCGGAGAAGGGTTACTATAAGCAAAAAGGGCTTGTGAAGAAAGTAATTGACAAGTATGTTGGGGAGATTGAAATGCTTGAAAGCAAACATGTCTTGAGAGTTGATCAGCAGGAGCTTGAGACGGTGATTCCTCAAATTGGGTGCCTTGTGAAGATAGTGAATGGCGCGTACAGAGGATCGAATGCGAGGTTGCTGGCAGTGGACACGGATAAGTTTTGTGCTAAGGTGCAGATAGAGAAGGGCGTCTATGATG TTTCTCGGTGCCTTACGGTCTAA
- the LOC133724717 gene encoding KIN17-like protein isoform X1 translates to MGKNDFLTPKAIANRIKAKGLQKLRWYCQMCQKQCRDENGFKCHCMSESHQRQMLIFGENPNRVVEGYSEEFETSFLEHMKRSHRFSRIAATVIYNEYINDRHHVHMNSTEWATLTEFVKHLGRTGKCKVEETPKGWFITYIDRDSETLFKEREKMKRVKADLAEEEKQEREIKKQIERVYQSMPNADNVEGHGGEEVSRELKVESGVKIGFALGGLKKEKGEKGESLKLVFEEVEDERKSKKSKTGGGNGSGTGGAGGLALEELMREEERKKERVNRKDYWVCEGIIVKVMSKALAEKGYYKQKGLVKKVIDKYVGEIEMLESKHVLRVDQQELETVIPQIGCLVKIVNGAYRGSNARLLAVDTDKFCAKVQIEKGVYDGRVLKAVEYEDICKLA, encoded by the coding sequence ATGGGGAAGAACGACTTCCTCACACCCAAGGCAATCGCGAACCGAATCAAAGCCAAGGGGCTGCAGAAGCTCCGGTGGTACTGCCAGATGTGCCAGAAGCAATGCCGTGACGAAAACGGCTTCAAGTGCCACTGCATGAGCGAGAGCCACCAGCGCCAGATGCTCATCTTTGGCGAGAACCCCAACCGCGTCGTCGAGGGCTACTCTGAGGAGTTCGAGACCAGTTTCTTGGAGCACATGAAGCGCAGCCACCGCTTCAGCCGCATCGCCGCCACCGTCATTTACAACGAGTACATCAATGACCGCCACCACGTGCACATGAACTCGACGGAGTGGGCCACGCTGACGGAGTTTGTGAAGCATTTGGGGAGGACCGGCAAGTGTAAGGTGGAGGAGACGCCGAAGGGGTGGTTCATTACTTATATTGATAGGGATTCGGAGACTCTGTTTAAGGAGagggagaagatgaagagagtGAAGGCCGATTTGGCGGAGGAGGAGAAGCAGGAGAGGGAGATTAAGAAGCAGATTGAGAGGGTTTATCAGTCAATGCCGAATGCGGATAATGTAGAGGGTCACGGTGGTGAGGAGGTGAGTAGGGAGTTGAAAGTGGAGAGTGGTGTGAAAATCGGGTTTGCGCTTGGGGGATTGAAGAAAGAGAAGGGGGAGAAAGGGGAGAGTTTGAAATTGGTGTTTGAGGAGGTGGAGGATGAGAGGAAGAGTAAGAAGTCGAAAACCGGGGGTGGTAATGGTAGTGGTACTGGTGGTGCAGGGGGTTTGGCATTGGAGGAGTTGATGAGGGAagaggagaggaagaaagagaGGGTTAATAGGAAGGACTATTGGGTGTGTGAGGGGATCATTGTGAAAGTTATGAGTAAAGCTTTGGCGGAGAAGGGTTACTATAAGCAAAAAGGGCTTGTGAAGAAAGTAATTGACAAGTATGTTGGGGAGATTGAAATGCTTGAAAGCAAACATGTCTTGAGAGTTGATCAGCAGGAGCTTGAGACGGTGATTCCTCAAATTGGGTGCCTTGTGAAGATAGTGAATGGCGCGTACAGAGGATCGAATGCGAGGTTGCTGGCAGTGGACACGGATAAGTTTTGTGCTAAGGTGCAGATAGAGAAGGGCGTCTATGATGGTAGGGTGCTTAAAGCTGTTGAGTATGAGGATATTTGTAAACTTGCATAA